The following coding sequences lie in one Danio rerio strain Tuebingen ecotype United States chromosome 25, GRCz12tu, whole genome shotgun sequence genomic window:
- the cav1 gene encoding caveolin-1 isoform a (isoform a is encoded by transcript variant a): MTSGYKDGTPEEEYAHSPFIRKQGNIYKPNNKEMDNDSINEKTLQDVHTKEIDLVNRDPKHLNDDVVKVDFEDVIAEPAGTYSFDGVWKASFTTFTVTKYWCYRLLTALVGIPLALVWGIFFAILSFIHIWAVVPCVKSYLIEIHCISRVYSICVHTFCDPLFEAMGKCFSNVRVTATKVV; this comes from the exons GAATACGCTCACTCGCCGTTTATCAGGAAACAGGGGAACATTTACAAACCAAACAATAAAGAAATGGATAACGACAGCATCAACGAAAAGACACTTCAGGATGTCCACACCAAGGAGATTGACCTGGTCAACCGAGACCCAAAGCATTTAAATGACGATGTGGTGAAG GTGGACTTTGAGGACGTGATCGCCGAGCCTGCCGGCACCTACAGCTTCGACGGCGTGTGGAAGGCGAGCTTCACCACCTTCACAGTAACCAAATATTGGTGCTACAGGCTGCTGACAGCGCTGGTGGGCATCCCACTCGCCCTGGTATGGGGCATCTTCTTCGCCATCCTCTCCTTCATCCACATCTGGGCCGTGGTGCCTTGCGTGAAGAGCTACCTAATCGAGATCCACTGCATCAGTCGAGTTTACTCCATCTGTGTGCACACCTTCTGCGACCCACTCTTTGAGGCCATGGGGAAATGCTTTAGTAACGTCCGGGTCACTGCTACTAAGGTGGTGTAA
- the cav1 gene encoding caveolin-1 isoform b (isoform b is encoded by transcript variant b), which produces MDNDSINEKTLQDVHTKEIDLVNRDPKHLNDDVVKVDFEDVIAEPAGTYSFDGVWKASFTTFTVTKYWCYRLLTALVGIPLALVWGIFFAILSFIHIWAVVPCVKSYLIEIHCISRVYSICVHTFCDPLFEAMGKCFSNVRVTATKVV; this is translated from the exons ATGGATAACGACAGCATCAACGAAAAGACACTTCAGGATGTCCACACCAAGGAGATTGACCTGGTCAACCGAGACCCAAAGCATTTAAATGACGATGTGGTGAAG GTGGACTTTGAGGACGTGATCGCCGAGCCTGCCGGCACCTACAGCTTCGACGGCGTGTGGAAGGCGAGCTTCACCACCTTCACAGTAACCAAATATTGGTGCTACAGGCTGCTGACAGCGCTGGTGGGCATCCCACTCGCCCTGGTATGGGGCATCTTCTTCGCCATCCTCTCCTTCATCCACATCTGGGCCGTGGTGCCTTGCGTGAAGAGCTACCTAATCGAGATCCACTGCATCAGTCGAGTTTACTCCATCTGTGTGCACACCTTCTGCGACCCACTCTTTGAGGCCATGGGGAAATGCTTTAGTAACGTCCGGGTCACTGCTACTAAGGTGGTGTAA